Proteins encoded within one genomic window of Triticum aestivum cultivar Chinese Spring chromosome 2D, IWGSC CS RefSeq v2.1, whole genome shotgun sequence:
- the LOC123052377 gene encoding scarecrow-like protein 23 isoform X1, whose product MLYQVIAGVLSRAPATDAMKAKRAASMPDDEEKARGKRLQLHGSASEQGLAAAAGEEGERVAEAPETRGLRLLRLLLRCAEAVAMDQLPEARDMLQEVAELASPFGSSPERVAAYFGDALCARVLSSYLGAYSPLALRPLAAAQSRRISSAFQAYNALSPLVKFSHFTANKAILQALDGEDHVHVIDLDIMQGLQWPGLFHMLASRPRRPLSLRVTGLGASLDVLEATGRRLADFAASLGLPFEFQPIEGKIGHVADTTALLGPRHRHREATVVHWMHHCLYDVTGSDVGTVRLLKSLRPKLITIVEQDLGHSGDFLGRFVEALHYYSALFDALRDGAGAAEEERHAVERQLLGAEIRNIVAVGGPKRTGEVRVERWGDELRRAGFRPVSLAGSPAAQARLLIGMYPWKGYTLAEEDGCLKLGWKDLSLLTASSWEPTEDEHAAVAEQKRHDS is encoded by the exons ATGCTCTACCAAGTCATCGCA GGCGTCCTGTCGCGCGCGCCCGCCACCGACGCGATGAAGGCCAAGCGGGCGGCGTCGATGCCCGACGACGAGGAGAAGGCGCGCGGGAAGCGGCTGCAGCTGCATGGCTCCGCCTCCGAGCAGGGGCTGGCGGCGGCcgcgggggaggagggggagcgggtgGCGGAGGCGCCGGAGACGCGCGGGCTGCGGCTGCTGAGGCTGCTGCTCAGGTGCGCGGAGGCGGTTGCCATGGACCAGCTGCCGGAGGCGCGGGACATGCTGCAGGAGGTCGCCGAGCTGGCGTCCCCGTTCGGGTCGTCCCCGGAGCGCGTCGCGGCCTACTTCGGCGACGCGCTGTGCGCGCGCGTGCTCAGCTCGTACCTGGGCGCCTACTCGCCGCTCGCGCTCCGCCCGCTCGCGGCCGCGCAGAGCCGCCGCATCTCCTCGGCGTTCCAGGCGTACAACGCGCTCTCCCCGCTCGTCAAGTTCTCGCACTTCACGGCCAACAAGGCCATCCTGCAGGCGCTCGACGGCGAGGACCACGTCCACGTCATCGACCTCGACATCATGCAGGGGCTGCAGTGGCCGGGGCTGTTCCACATGCTCGCGTCCCGCCCCCGCAGGCCGCTCTCGCTCCGGGTCACCGGGCTCGGCGCCTCGCTCGACGTCCTCGAGgccaccggccgccgcctcgccgacttCGCGGCGTCGCTCGGGCTGCCCTTCGAGTTCCAGCCCATCGAGGGGAAGATCGGGCACGTCGCAGACACCACCGCCCTCCTCGGCCCGCGCCACCGCCACAGGGAGGCCACCGTCGTGCACTGGATGCACCACTGCCTCTACGACGTGACGGGCTCCGACGTCGGCACGGTGCGGCTGCTCAAGAGCCTGCGGCCGAAGCTGATCACGATCGTGGAGCAGGACCTGGGGCACAGCGGCGACTTCCTGGGCCGGTTCGTTGAGGCGCTGCACTACTACTCGGCGCTGTTCGACGCGCTGCGCGACGGCGCGGGCGCCGCGGAGGAGGAGCGGCACGCGGTGGAGCGGCAGCTCCTGGGCGCGGAGATACGGAACATCGTGGCCGTCGGGGGCCCGAAGCGGACGGGCGAGGTGCGGGTGGAGCGGTGGGGCGACGAGCTGCGCCGCGCAGGGTTCCGGCCCGTGTCCCTCGCCGGGAGCCCCGCCGCGCAGGCCAGGCTGCTGATCGGCATGTACCCGTGGAAGGGCTACACGCTGGCGGAGGAGGACGGGTGCCTCAAGCTCGGGTGGAAGGACCTCTCGTTGCTCACAGCATCGTCGTGGGAGCCGACGGAAGACGAGCACGCCGCCGTTGCCGAGCAAAAACGCCATGATTCTTGA
- the LOC123052377 gene encoding scarecrow-like protein 23 isoform X2: MKAKRAASMPDDEEKARGKRLQLHGSASEQGLAAAAGEEGERVAEAPETRGLRLLRLLLRCAEAVAMDQLPEARDMLQEVAELASPFGSSPERVAAYFGDALCARVLSSYLGAYSPLALRPLAAAQSRRISSAFQAYNALSPLVKFSHFTANKAILQALDGEDHVHVIDLDIMQGLQWPGLFHMLASRPRRPLSLRVTGLGASLDVLEATGRRLADFAASLGLPFEFQPIEGKIGHVADTTALLGPRHRHREATVVHWMHHCLYDVTGSDVGTVRLLKSLRPKLITIVEQDLGHSGDFLGRFVEALHYYSALFDALRDGAGAAEEERHAVERQLLGAEIRNIVAVGGPKRTGEVRVERWGDELRRAGFRPVSLAGSPAAQARLLIGMYPWKGYTLAEEDGCLKLGWKDLSLLTASSWEPTEDEHAAVAEQKRHDS; the protein is encoded by the coding sequence ATGAAGGCCAAGCGGGCGGCGTCGATGCCCGACGACGAGGAGAAGGCGCGCGGGAAGCGGCTGCAGCTGCATGGCTCCGCCTCCGAGCAGGGGCTGGCGGCGGCcgcgggggaggagggggagcgggtgGCGGAGGCGCCGGAGACGCGCGGGCTGCGGCTGCTGAGGCTGCTGCTCAGGTGCGCGGAGGCGGTTGCCATGGACCAGCTGCCGGAGGCGCGGGACATGCTGCAGGAGGTCGCCGAGCTGGCGTCCCCGTTCGGGTCGTCCCCGGAGCGCGTCGCGGCCTACTTCGGCGACGCGCTGTGCGCGCGCGTGCTCAGCTCGTACCTGGGCGCCTACTCGCCGCTCGCGCTCCGCCCGCTCGCGGCCGCGCAGAGCCGCCGCATCTCCTCGGCGTTCCAGGCGTACAACGCGCTCTCCCCGCTCGTCAAGTTCTCGCACTTCACGGCCAACAAGGCCATCCTGCAGGCGCTCGACGGCGAGGACCACGTCCACGTCATCGACCTCGACATCATGCAGGGGCTGCAGTGGCCGGGGCTGTTCCACATGCTCGCGTCCCGCCCCCGCAGGCCGCTCTCGCTCCGGGTCACCGGGCTCGGCGCCTCGCTCGACGTCCTCGAGgccaccggccgccgcctcgccgacttCGCGGCGTCGCTCGGGCTGCCCTTCGAGTTCCAGCCCATCGAGGGGAAGATCGGGCACGTCGCAGACACCACCGCCCTCCTCGGCCCGCGCCACCGCCACAGGGAGGCCACCGTCGTGCACTGGATGCACCACTGCCTCTACGACGTGACGGGCTCCGACGTCGGCACGGTGCGGCTGCTCAAGAGCCTGCGGCCGAAGCTGATCACGATCGTGGAGCAGGACCTGGGGCACAGCGGCGACTTCCTGGGCCGGTTCGTTGAGGCGCTGCACTACTACTCGGCGCTGTTCGACGCGCTGCGCGACGGCGCGGGCGCCGCGGAGGAGGAGCGGCACGCGGTGGAGCGGCAGCTCCTGGGCGCGGAGATACGGAACATCGTGGCCGTCGGGGGCCCGAAGCGGACGGGCGAGGTGCGGGTGGAGCGGTGGGGCGACGAGCTGCGCCGCGCAGGGTTCCGGCCCGTGTCCCTCGCCGGGAGCCCCGCCGCGCAGGCCAGGCTGCTGATCGGCATGTACCCGTGGAAGGGCTACACGCTGGCGGAGGAGGACGGGTGCCTCAAGCTCGGGTGGAAGGACCTCTCGTTGCTCACAGCATCGTCGTGGGAGCCGACGGAAGACGAGCACGCCGCCGTTGCCGAGCAAAAACGCCATGATTCTTGA